Proteins from a single region of Fusobacterium gonidiaformans ATCC 25563:
- the nikB gene encoding nickel ABC transporter permease: MYKYVIRRLLLLIPVLLGISLLVFAIMYVTPGDPAQLMLGENAPKAAVEALREKMGLNDPFIVQYFRFVGKAITGDFGRSYTTGREVFAEIFSRFPNTLVLAILGIIISVVIGIPIGIISATKQYSAVDSISMVLALLGVSMPVFWLGLMLILLFSVKLGLLPSGGFDGLKSVILPALTLGVGSAAIVTRMTRSSMLEVIRQDYIRTARAKGVSEKVVINKHALKNALIPIITVVGLQFGHLLGGAVLTESVYSWPGVGRMMVDAIRQKDSPTVLAAVIFLAAAFSIVNLLVDILYAYVDPRIKSQYK, from the coding sequence ATGTATAAGTATGTGATAAGAAGATTATTACTTTTGATTCCCGTATTGTTAGGAATCTCCCTGTTGGTATTTGCAATTATGTATGTAACACCAGGAGACCCTGCACAATTGATGTTGGGAGAAAATGCACCTAAGGCAGCAGTAGAAGCGTTAAGAGAAAAGATGGGATTGAATGATCCTTTCATCGTACAATATTTTCGTTTTGTAGGAAAAGCAATTACCGGAGATTTTGGACGTTCTTATACCACAGGAAGAGAAGTGTTTGCAGAAATTTTTTCTAGATTTCCAAATACTTTAGTATTGGCAATTTTAGGAATTATTATTTCTGTAGTGATTGGAATTCCTATTGGAATTATTTCTGCTACGAAACAATATTCAGCAGTAGACAGTATCAGTATGGTATTAGCATTATTGGGAGTTTCTATGCCAGTATTCTGGTTAGGGCTTATGTTAATTCTATTGTTCTCTGTAAAATTAGGATTATTACCTTCGGGAGGATTTGATGGGCTTAAGAGTGTGATCTTACCGGCTTTAACTTTGGGAGTGGGATCCGCAGCTATTGTTACCAGAATGACAAGATCTTCCATGTTGGAAGTTATTCGACAAGACTATATTAGAACAGCAAGAGCCAAAGGAGTTTCTGAAAAAGTAGTAATCAACAAGCATGCTTTAAAGAATGCTTTAATTCCTATTATTACCGTAGTAGGACTACAATTTGGACACTTATTAGGTGGAGCTGTATTAACAGAATCTGTATATTCATGGCCAGGAGTTGGAAGAATGATGGTAGATGCCATTCGGCAAAAAGATTCTCCAACTGTATTGGCAGCCGTTATTTTTCTAGCAGCAGCATTTAGTATTGTAAACCTATTGGTTGATATTTTATATGCTTATGTAGATCCTAGAATCAAATCACAATATAAGTAA
- a CDS encoding ABC transporter permease: protein MAAANKKRSQWREVWRMLTKNKMAMLGLFILLFLIILALFADIIYDYDTVVIKQNLSHRLQGPSGAHWLGTDEFGRDILARLVHGARVSLKVGILAVGLSIVLGGILGAISGFYGGTIDNIIMRAMDIFLAVPSILLAIAIVSALGPSMINLMVAISVSSVPTYARIVRASVLSIRDQEFIEAAKAIGASNTRIIFKHIIPNALAPVIVQGTLGVANAILSIAGLSFIGLGIQPPAPEWGSMLSGGRQYLRYAWWVTTFPGLAIMVTILSLNLLGDGLRDALDPRLKQ from the coding sequence ATGGCAGCAGCAAATAAAAAAAGAAGCCAATGGCGTGAAGTATGGCGTATGTTAACAAAAAATAAGATGGCAATGTTAGGATTATTTATTTTATTATTTTTAATTATCTTAGCTTTGTTTGCAGATATTATTTATGATTATGATACTGTGGTAATTAAGCAAAACTTATCACATCGTTTACAAGGACCAAGTGGGGCACATTGGTTAGGAACGGATGAATTTGGAAGAGATATTTTAGCAAGATTAGTTCATGGAGCGAGAGTTTCTTTAAAAGTAGGAATTTTAGCAGTTGGTCTTTCTATTGTATTGGGAGGAATTTTAGGAGCTATTTCCGGTTTCTATGGTGGTACGATTGACAATATTATTATGAGAGCTATGGATATTTTCTTAGCAGTTCCTAGTATCTTATTGGCAATTGCTATTGTATCTGCATTAGGACCAAGTATGATTAACTTAATGGTAGCAATTAGTGTTTCTTCAGTTCCAACCTATGCAAGAATTGTAAGAGCTTCGGTTTTATCGATTCGTGATCAAGAGTTTATTGAAGCGGCAAAGGCAATTGGAGCAAGCAATACAAGAATTATTTTCAAACATATTATTCCGAATGCTCTAGCTCCGGTGATTGTACAAGGAACATTAGGTGTGGCAAATGCAATTTTATCCATTGCAGGATTAAGTTTTATCGGATTAGGAATTCAACCTCCTGCTCCTGAATGGGGATCTATGTTGTCCGGTGGTAGACAATATTTGAGATATGCTTGGTGGGTAACGACTTTCCCTGGGTTAGCAATCATGGTAACGATTTTATCATTGAATCTATTAGGGGATGGACTTCGAGACGCATTGGACCCAAGATTGAAACAGTAG
- a CDS encoding suppressor of fused domain protein: protein MTLEEFRELLEENEDWAPGWDAIEEAFSKVYKNQEPTHFGTLLPSRAVFGGKEFLDGYSMYQSSKGYKHLVSFGMTELYAEEEALGGEYSKWGYEMTIKLKEKEEEKCMWAVDMFSNLARYTFQSNSFFEEFQYIAGDGTSICKDKKSKITALMTILDTEISPIDTIYGRVEFIQLVGITERELQKIQENPKNMKVLYERMKEDNPDFVLDLERTKSYL, encoded by the coding sequence ATGACGTTAGAAGAATTTAGAGAACTATTGGAAGAGAATGAAGATTGGGCTCCCGGTTGGGATGCTATTGAAGAAGCTTTTTCTAAAGTGTATAAAAATCAAGAGCCTACACATTTTGGGACTTTATTACCATCTCGTGCTGTTTTTGGAGGAAAAGAATTCTTAGATGGCTATTCCATGTATCAATCTTCCAAAGGATACAAACACCTTGTTAGCTTTGGTATGACAGAGCTTTATGCAGAAGAGGAAGCCCTTGGAGGAGAATATAGTAAATGGGGTTATGAAATGACCATAAAATTAAAAGAAAAAGAAGAAGAAAAATGTATGTGGGCGGTAGATATGTTCTCGAATTTGGCTCGATATACTTTTCAAAGTAATTCTTTTTTTGAAGAGTTTCAATACATTGCAGGGGATGGAACTTCGATTTGTAAGGATAAGAAATCGAAGATAACAGCTCTTATGACTATTTTGGATACGGAAATTTCTCCGATAGATACTATTTATGGTAGAGTGGAATTTATTCAATTAGTAGGGATTACTGAGAGAGAACTACAAAAAATTCAAGAAAATCCCAAAAATATGAAAGTTTTATATGAGAGAATGAAAGAGGACAATCCTGATTTTGTTTTGGATTTGGAAAGAACAAAGTCTTATTTATAG
- a CDS encoding ABC transporter ATP-binding protein: MDGKLLDIKNLEVQYVTDEETVYAVNGIDISLNEGETLGLVGETGAGKTTTALGIMRLVPNPPGKIMGGEIIYEGENLLKLPEEEMRKIRGNKISMIFQDPMTSLNPVMTVGEQIAEVIQIHENITTEESMKKAGEMLELVGIPAARINDFPHQFSGGMKQRVVIAIALACNPKLLIADEPTTALDVTIQAQVLDLMNNLKEKFKTAMILITHDLGVVAQVCDKVAIMYAGEIVESGSLEEIFENTKHPYTLGLFGSIPSLDEERTRLIPIRGLMPDPTNLPEGCKFNPRCPHATDLCRQKIPNAVEVSPGHKVKCFIAEGLVEFKEGWEAKDGE, translated from the coding sequence ATGGACGGAAAGCTATTAGATATTAAAAATTTAGAAGTACAATATGTGACAGATGAAGAAACTGTTTATGCTGTCAACGGTATTGATATTTCATTAAATGAGGGAGAAACACTTGGACTTGTTGGAGAAACCGGAGCCGGAAAGACAACTACAGCTCTAGGGATTATGAGATTAGTTCCAAATCCTCCCGGAAAAATTATGGGTGGAGAAATCATATATGAAGGGGAAAATTTATTAAAATTACCGGAAGAAGAAATGAGAAAAATCAGAGGAAATAAAATTTCGATGATTTTCCAAGATCCTATGACTTCTTTGAACCCTGTTATGACAGTGGGAGAACAAATTGCAGAAGTAATTCAAATTCACGAAAATATCACAACAGAGGAATCAATGAAAAAGGCAGGAGAAATGTTGGAATTGGTTGGAATTCCGGCAGCTCGTATCAATGATTTCCCTCATCAATTCTCCGGTGGAATGAAACAACGGGTTGTGATTGCCATTGCTTTGGCATGCAATCCTAAATTATTGATTGCAGATGAACCGACAACAGCCTTGGATGTAACGATTCAAGCACAAGTTTTGGATTTGATGAATAATTTGAAAGAAAAATTTAAGACAGCTATGATTTTGATTACACATGATTTGGGAGTTGTAGCTCAAGTATGTGATAAGGTAGCTATTATGTACGCAGGAGAAATTGTGGAATCTGGAAGTTTGGAAGAAATTTTTGAAAATACAAAACATCCTTATACTTTGGGACTTTTTGGCTCCATTCCAAGCTTAGATGAAGAAAGAACAAGATTAATTCCAATTCGAGGTTTAATGCCGGACCCTACAAATTTACCCGAAGGATGTAAATTTAACCCAAGATGTCCACATGCAACAGATTTATGTCGACAAAAAATACCGAATGCTGTGGAAGTAAGTCCTGGACATAAAGTAAAATGTTTTATTGCGGAAGGATTAGTGGAATTCAAAGAAGGTTGGGAGGCAAAAGATGGAGAATAA
- a CDS encoding ABC transporter ATP-binding protein, which produces MENKVLLEVKNLKKYFQTPKGPLHAVDGVNFSIEEGKTLGVVGESGCGKSTTGRVILRLLEATDGEILFEGKNIREYSKAEMSKLRQEMQIIFQDPFASLNPRMTVSEIIAEPLIIHKQCKSKKELEDRVLELMETVGLSQRLMNTYPHELDGGRRQRIGIARALALRPKFIVCDEPVSALDVSIQAQVLNLMQDLQEKLGLTYMFITHDLSVVKHFSDDIAVMYLGELVEKAPSKELFRNPIHPYTKALLSAIPSTNIRNKMERIRLEGEITSPINPEPGCRFAKRCIYAQDICRKESPKLQEVHGNHFFACHRAEELDFIK; this is translated from the coding sequence ATGGAGAATAAAGTTCTATTAGAAGTAAAAAATCTAAAAAAATATTTCCAAACTCCGAAAGGGCCTCTTCATGCAGTAGATGGTGTGAACTTTTCTATTGAAGAAGGAAAGACACTTGGAGTGGTTGGAGAATCCGGATGTGGAAAATCAACAACAGGAAGAGTTATCTTACGGTTGTTGGAAGCTACCGATGGAGAAATTTTGTTTGAAGGAAAAAATATCCGAGAATACAGCAAAGCAGAAATGAGTAAGTTACGTCAAGAAATGCAAATTATTTTCCAAGATCCTTTTGCATCTTTGAATCCAAGAATGACGGTTAGTGAAATCATTGCAGAACCTTTGATTATTCATAAACAATGTAAGAGCAAAAAAGAATTGGAAGACAGAGTGTTGGAACTTATGGAAACAGTAGGATTAAGTCAAAGACTTATGAATACATATCCGCATGAATTAGATGGTGGAAGAAGACAAAGAATTGGAATTGCAAGAGCATTGGCTCTAAGACCTAAATTTATTGTTTGTGATGAACCGGTATCCGCATTAGATGTATCCATTCAAGCACAAGTATTGAATTTGATGCAAGATCTTCAAGAAAAATTAGGATTAACCTATATGTTTATTACTCATGATTTATCAGTAGTAAAACACTTCTCTGATGATATTGCTGTTATGTATTTAGGAGAATTGGTGGAAAAGGCTCCATCAAAAGAGCTATTTAGAAATCCAATTCATCCTTATACCAAAGCACTTCTTTCGGCAATTCCTTCCACAAACATTCGAAATAAAATGGAAAGAATTCGGTTGGAAGGGGAAATTACTTCTCCTATCAATCCGGAACCGGGATGTCGATTTGCAAAAAGATGTATTTATGCACAAGATATTTGTAGAAAAGAAAGTCCAAAACTTCAAGAAGTTCATGGAAATCATTTCTTTGCCTGTCATCGTGCGGAAGAATTAGATTTTATAAAATAA